Proteins from one Chaetodon auriga isolate fChaAug3 chromosome 19, fChaAug3.hap1, whole genome shotgun sequence genomic window:
- the ppp1r26 gene encoding protein phosphatase 1 regulatory subunit 26 codes for MYLMNVPPVAATQTEWRTCGPPGGYSLPICFNDSDTELSTRGAPISDKVQMIIESLRSTQSSLEMGDEIEGNVLSGQEGLPQVCKVAMGSYVGAKSKAKGPTENQQGDVSSPVNHKSSDSDSDDSVDRGIEEAILEYLKEKDDHKRKAEPCFTFLPSTKIPRKNPPIPEVSKQNSDSGTFLIASNKLQKSVKAETLTGPAVVPIKKYIKNKASLNDNTVKKLDSSTTTKSLVVPKEQTKSPSKTISLVNRVKCPVTVKVEEDSNDSSSDDGIEEAIQRYQLEKKEQQNKREAFDPHAFKEESDSTSDDGIEEAIRCYQLEQLKEKSVLKPLLHKQKPFSKSLIHAAGSTSTESMKKHKLRKKKTRREKEVKSVQPPSSVFIPKNTLPESSKCKGNGLLLFKVESFKEQPVPTPAPPKVNTTAELMCAEAILDISKTVMPGAFHHSVGLSSCAPTESSLQSSLPDNCPGEESDGSSIDSEDGIEQEIRKFLEQKAQMHKQPPGSAATQEPRCVNEPEEVKAKQVATQKKPLRLSLTHRRKHRAENCSISNMSRADNNAKETAPKPLPEHGKESDPLVLSQKSQTQPLHKTEQSGDKSSSLDSDEDLDTAIKDLLKTKKRSKKKTRDLKRKSRKCLKDEEPVLGNALQTKNFKPDPVKKQSALKKVHKSKNGMKDKSGLSKMGVSQHKQTSNREEHDMHEGEAEKLKAAEGQDAPLLHNTATALQVKEDSSSVDSDDSIEQEIRKFLAEKAKVSTAEKSKDGDLSRNGTAAVCTPPQNQDIKQENQLADIQRKSISPLSGRSPLSSQHRQTPQRSLADISTVGAQSHLTSVQSCSPGLLEPADGAGAARTEQQRPGAGKGDAKDVTPQVERVRSVLSPNIAHSRSESLKWRQSLGLLTTDTRTLSRTPFHITSSKISETASATPAYQSGFITSRSQTPATVWSSARTSRTHFPCSGETAVNTPFRSPVLNLLSTATQHPRMSFTRSLVPGHRSQCPVDGETKSMVHMPKDKSAFVELESNRTNHVQVRSRERSEGKERQDLLSERKREGESVKIADKEIHLEKTEEEFIDEADCESGNRRNPEKKQGFSTLSLSSAIDPGITFRPCIALNTEERSRMFNRGYLAKKYKKGVPSLSSVPVQGTAVQRVKRKLQFIPVNRRNEAARHHHNITE; via the coding sequence ATGTACTTGATGAATGTACCTCCTGTTGCAGCTACGCAAACAGAATGGAGAACGTGTGGCCCACCTGGAGGCTATAGCCTTCCCATCTGCTTCAATGACTCCGACACTGAGTTGTCCACCAGAGGTGCACCTATCTCAGACAAGGTCCAGATGATCATAGAGAGCCTTAGGAGCACCCAGTCCTCACTCGAGATGGGCGACGAGATCGAGGGAAATGTGCTGTCAGGACAGGAAGGCCTTCCCCAAGTCTGCAAGGTCGCGATGGGTTCTTATGTGGGAGCCAAGTCCAAAGCTAAAGGTCCCACTGAAAACCAGCAGGGGGATGTTTCCTCCCCAGTCAACCACAAGAGCAGTGACTCTGACAGCGATGATTCAGTGGACAGAGGAATTGAGGAGGCAATACTGGAATACCTGAAGGAAAAGGATGATCACAAACGCAAGGCAGAGCCGTGCTTCACTTTTCTCCCGTCAACCAAAATTCCCAGGAAAAACCCACCTATTCCCGAGGTGTCCAAGCAGAACTCTGACAGCGGTACATTCTTGATTGCCAGTAACAAGCTTCAGAAAAGTGTGAAAGCTGAGACTCTCACAGGACCAGCTGTCGTACCCATAAAAAAGTATATCAAAAACAAGGCGTCCCTAAATGACAACACGGTTAAGAAACTGGATTCAAGTACGACAACCAAGAGTTTAGTCGTGCCTAAAGAGCAGACAAAGAGCCCCTCTAAGACAATCAGCCTCGTCAACAGAGTTAAGTGCCCGGTCACGGTAAAGGTGGAGGAAGACTCTAATGATTCCAGTAGTGATGACGGCATAGAGGAGGCCATTCAGAGATACCAGTTAGAGAAAaaggagcagcagaacaaaaggGAAGCTTTCGATCCCCATGCATTCAAAGAGGAGTCTGACTCCACGAGCGATGACGGGATCGAAGAAGCTATACGCTGCTACCAGCTCGAGCAGCTCAAGGAGAAGAGTGTCCTGAAACCGTTGCTGCATAAGCAAAAACCCTTTAGTAAGTCATTAATACATGCTGCTGGGAGTACAAGCACGGAATccatgaagaaacacaaactgagaaagaaaaagaccagaagagagaaggaagtgAAATCTGTTCAACCTCCTTCGTCTGTTTTCATACCCAAGAATACACTTCCAGAGAGCTCCAAGTGTAAAGGAAATGGATTGCTTTTGTTTAAAGTCGAGAGTTTTAAGGAGCAACCTGTCCCAACCCCTGCCCCGCCGAAGGtcaacacaacagcagagctCATGTGTGCTGAGGCAATACTGGACATCTCAAAAACTGTTATGCCTGGGGCCTTCCATCACAGCGTTGGCCTGAGCAGTTGTGCCCCCACTGAATCTTCCTTGCAGTCTTCGCTTCCCGACAACTGTCCAGGTGAAGAGAGTGACGGCAGTTCCATTGATAGTGAAGATGGAATAGAGCAAGAAATCAGGAAGTTTCTCGAGCAGAAGGCCCAAATGCACAAGCAGCCGCCCGGCTCTGCTGCGACTCAAGAGCCTCGCTGTGTAAATGAACCAGAGGAAGTCAAAGCAAAACAAGTTGCAACCCAGAAGAAGCCTCTAAGATTGTCTTTgacacacagaagaaaacacagagcggAAAATTGTAGCATTTCCAACATGTCGAGGGCAGATAACAATGCTAAAGAAACAGCCCCCAAACCTTTACCCGAGCACGGAAAGGAATCAGACCCACTGGTGCTTTCCCAGAAAAGTCAAACACAACCGCTACACAAGACAGAGCAAAGTGGAGATAAAAGCAGCTCACTCGACAGTGACGAGGACCTAGACACGGCGATAAAAGACCTGCTCAAGACTAAGAAGAGGTCGAAGAAAAAAACGAGAGACTTAAAGCGAAAATCAAGGAAGTGCCTCAAGGATGAAGAACCAGTGCTGGGAAATGCTTTACAGACCAAAAACTTCAAACCCGATCCTGTGAAAAAGCAGAGCGCTTTGAAGAAGGTACACAAGAGTAAGAATGGCATGAAAGACAAGTCTGGGTTGAGCAAAATGGGCGTTTCACAGCATAAACAAACTAGTAACAGAGAAGAGCATGATATGCATGAAGGTGAAGCAGAGAAATTGAAAGCAGCTGAGGGCCAAGACGCCCCGCTGCTGCACAATACTGCGACTGCTCTGCAGGTAAAGGAAGATAGCAGTTCAGTTGACAGCGATGATAGCATCGAGCAGGAGATCCGAAAGTTTCTGGCTGAAAAGGCCAAAGtttcaacagcagaaaaaagtaAAGATGGAGATCTATCAAGGAACGGGACTGCTGCGGTTTGTACCCCACCTCAAAATCAAGACATTAAGCAGGAAAATCAGCTGGCTGATATTCAAAGAAAAAGTATCAGTCCTCTCTCTGGACGATCTCCTCTGAGTAGTCAGCATCGTCAAACGCCACAGCGCTCGCTTGCAGACATTTCTACTGTCGGTGCACAATCACATCTGACCTCAGTCCAGTCCTGCAGCCCCGGTCTTTTAGAGCCAGCAGATGGTGCGGGGGCCGCCAGAACCGAGCAGCAGAGGCCCGGTGCTGGGAAAGGTGACGCCAAGGACGTCACCCCACAGGTGGAGCGAGTTCGGTCAGTTTTGAGTCCTAACATTGCTCATTCCCGCTCGGAGTCACTCAAGTGGCGCCAGAGCCTTGGACTCCTCACTACTGACACCAGGACTCTCAGTCGAACTCCATTCCATATCACCTCATCGAAAATCAGCGAGACTGCATCAGCAACTCCAGCATATCAAAGTGGGTTTATCACCTCCAGATCACAGACTCCAGCCACTGTTTGGTCCTCTGCAAGGACCAGCAGAACACATTTCCCCTGCTCTGGAGAGACAGCTGTAAATACCCCATTCAGATCCCCTGTTTTAAACCTTTTATCTACTGCCACACAGCATCCCAGGATGTCCTTCACGCGGAGCCTTGTGCCTGGCCACAGGTCACAGTGCCCCGTGGACGGAGAGACAAAGAGTATGGTGCATATGCCTAAGGACAAGAGTGCATTTGTTGAGCTGGAATCTAATAGGACCAACCATGTCCAGGTtcgaagcagagagaggagcgagGGAAAGGAGAGACAAGACCTGctaagtgagagaaaaagagaaggcgAGAGCGTGAAGATAGCAGATAAAGAAATACATCtagaaaaaacagaggaagaattTATAGATGAGGCAGATTGTGAGTCAGGCAACAGGAGAAATCCAGAGAAGAAGCAGGGCTTTTCCACATT